A single window of Acinetobacter wuhouensis DNA harbors:
- a CDS encoding TonB-dependent siderophore receptor, with the protein MSKFQVKTTLAIAIRAVLLSTPALTLGVLSTSGYAATTQTVKVNKSTLDQALKQLAIQTGITISYDAQAFSKINSNGLQGQYSPEQALEKLLQPVNLEAVRLENGGFSIKPHHKIASETQHSQLSTTQVNTTTQDLNVSASEVTQLPAIIVTANQENPLTTEGTKSYTAKATTASTGLTLSLKETPQLVSVVTRQQMEDQNLTQLMDVANQAAGLTIKQGGNIGSDNSPIYARGQTVDSYLLDGIKLLNSYSSIFQSQDTALFDRVEIVRGANGLMTGAGTASASINMVRKKPLEDFKASVSANASSWDTYRTDLDVSSPLNKEGTIRGRTVFAYQTGDSYIDRYSEERKVAYGVVEADLNDRTKASLGVSYQQIDIDGIARSGLPTYYTDGTAINWSRSDSAAANWATSDRSTTGYFADIEHQLNDNWKIKGVASRTITSSDEIVGYVFSGSGINKETGAGSVLYATRWDYKPTQDLFNLTVNGSFDLLNQTHEVVVGTTYAKSKNKRPSSTGWNVSTIDNIFTWDGYSPAKPDLKTNGWYSTDEKSLSAFSAARLKLSDPLAMIIGARFDDWERISKTNPETGGTATNKKQKENEIIPYVGLTYDFTPNWTAYASYTTIFSPQDRYDVNGNFIDPLIGNSTEIGVKGEFFDNQLNIGAAIYQTKEDNKAILITGAPQITLPNGQKVSPYRAESGTKSRGIELEATGKLSDLWQISASFTRNISQDSKGNNLNSDVPNNTAKLFTSYTLPQLDEALTVGAGIRWQSDIYTYITRTDSFKSEQGSYGIVDLMARYKFNENLTANLNVNNLLNEKYHLSTLNSYYGAPTNFQVGIKYSW; encoded by the coding sequence ATGTCGAAATTTCAAGTAAAAACCACATTAGCTATTGCTATTCGGGCAGTTCTACTAAGTACTCCAGCACTTACATTAGGAGTACTATCAACCAGTGGATATGCAGCAACTACACAAACAGTCAAAGTAAACAAAAGCACACTTGACCAAGCTTTAAAACAGCTTGCGATTCAAACAGGAATAACGATTAGCTATGATGCACAAGCGTTTTCAAAAATAAATAGTAATGGATTACAGGGACAATATTCACCTGAACAAGCTTTAGAAAAGTTATTACAACCTGTCAATTTAGAAGCTGTTAGACTTGAAAATGGTGGTTTTAGTATTAAACCACATCACAAAATAGCCAGTGAAACTCAGCATTCCCAACTCAGCACAACTCAAGTAAATACAACAACTCAAGATCTGAACGTTTCCGCTAGTGAAGTTACACAATTACCCGCAATAATAGTCACGGCAAATCAAGAAAACCCATTAACGACAGAAGGGACTAAGTCATATACAGCCAAGGCAACAACAGCCTCAACAGGTTTAACACTGTCATTAAAAGAAACTCCACAATTAGTGAGTGTTGTTACTCGACAACAAATGGAAGATCAAAATCTTACTCAGCTCATGGATGTCGCCAATCAAGCCGCAGGATTAACCATTAAACAAGGGGGGAATATCGGCTCAGACAACTCTCCAATTTATGCACGAGGTCAAACTGTAGATAGTTATTTATTAGATGGTATAAAACTACTCAATTCATATTCCAGTATTTTTCAAAGCCAAGATACAGCACTTTTTGATCGAGTTGAAATTGTTCGTGGAGCGAATGGGTTGATGACTGGTGCAGGTACAGCCAGTGCAAGTATCAATATGGTACGCAAGAAACCATTAGAAGATTTTAAAGCATCTGTGAGTGCAAATGCCAGCTCATGGGATACATACCGTACTGATCTCGACGTCTCTAGCCCACTCAATAAAGAAGGTACAATCCGCGGACGTACAGTATTTGCATATCAAACAGGTGATTCATATATAGACCGTTATAGCGAGGAACGAAAAGTCGCTTATGGGGTTGTTGAAGCAGATTTGAATGATAGAACCAAAGCCAGCCTTGGCGTGAGTTATCAACAGATTGATATAGATGGCATTGCTCGTAGTGGTTTACCTACCTATTATACAGATGGGACAGCGATTAATTGGTCACGATCTGATTCAGCTGCCGCAAATTGGGCAACATCTGATCGCTCAACGACAGGCTATTTTGCCGATATTGAGCATCAGCTTAATGATAATTGGAAAATAAAAGGGGTTGCATCTCGTACCATTACCTCTTCTGATGAAATTGTCGGCTATGTATTTTCTGGTTCTGGAATAAATAAAGAAACTGGTGCTGGTAGTGTGCTTTATGCAACGCGTTGGGACTATAAACCTACCCAAGATTTATTCAATTTAACCGTGAATGGCTCATTTGATTTGTTGAATCAAACGCATGAAGTTGTTGTTGGAACTACTTATGCCAAAAGTAAAAATAAACGTCCTAGCTCAACGGGTTGGAATGTTAGCACTATAGATAATATTTTTACTTGGGATGGCTACAGCCCAGCTAAACCAGATTTAAAAACTAATGGCTGGTATAGTACGGATGAAAAAAGCCTTTCTGCATTTAGTGCTGCTCGTTTAAAACTAAGTGACCCACTTGCCATGATTATCGGTGCTCGATTTGATGATTGGGAACGAATTTCAAAAACTAATCCAGAAACTGGTGGCACAGCGACAAACAAAAAGCAAAAAGAAAATGAAATCATTCCTTATGTAGGGCTAACATACGATTTCACCCCAAATTGGACAGCTTATGCTAGCTATACCACTATTTTCTCACCACAAGATCGATATGATGTAAATGGAAATTTTATCGATCCATTGATTGGTAATAGTACTGAAATTGGGGTCAAAGGTGAATTTTTTGATAATCAGTTAAATATCGGTGCTGCAATCTACCAAACAAAAGAAGACAATAAAGCTATTTTAATTACTGGTGCACCGCAAATTACGCTACCGAATGGACAAAAAGTGTCGCCATATCGTGCTGAATCAGGTACAAAAAGCCGTGGGATTGAGTTAGAAGCTACTGGTAAACTTTCTGATTTATGGCAAATTTCAGCGAGTTTTACACGCAATATTTCCCAAGATAGTAAAGGTAACAACTTAAATAGTGATGTCCCAAATAATACAGCTAAATTATTTACTTCATATACATTACCACAGTTAGATGAGGCACTAACCGTAGGTGCTGGAATCCGTTGGCAAAGTGATATTTACACATATATCACACGTACTGATTCATTTAAATCTGAACAAGGGAGCTATGGCATAGTTGATTTAATGGCGCGTTATAAATTCAATGAAAATCTCACAGCAAATTTAAATGTTAATAACTTATTGAATGAGAAATATCATTTATCAACTTTAAATAGTTACTATGGTGCACCAACCAACTTTCAAGTAGGTATCAAATATAGTTGGTAA
- a CDS encoding FecR domain-containing protein, with translation MANPEKLSEQVLDEATDWLVILHSGEVNDEQYQQFEQWKNQKPENALAIEQVQKIISGLNELPVNLKHQSFAHSKNEFHQTLKNNTLLSIIGLSMLTFFLYQLPWSKWQADYHTDIGEIKNIPLEDGSQLILASNSYINVEYTKQSRKIKLITGEIYIKTAKDAYKRPFFVSTSNGELEALGTQFTVRQEKEKTKLNVYEHAVAIHSSELAKEKIIKQGFRAVFNAQHISNAIPLKNDQPYWTQHLLVVENWSLKKVLYELYRYQKGTYYIDQNIENIKISGVFSLVNIDQSLETIAHANGLKLEFYSPYILHVEKY, from the coding sequence ATGGCAAATCCAGAAAAACTATCCGAACAAGTTTTAGATGAAGCGACTGATTGGCTCGTAATTCTACATTCTGGAGAAGTCAATGATGAACAATATCAACAATTTGAACAATGGAAAAATCAAAAACCTGAAAATGCACTTGCCATTGAGCAAGTGCAAAAAATCATCTCAGGACTCAATGAACTACCCGTAAATTTAAAACATCAATCTTTTGCTCATTCAAAGAATGAATTTCATCAAACTTTAAAAAATAATACGTTATTGAGCATAATCGGTCTTTCTATGCTCACATTTTTTTTGTATCAATTACCTTGGTCAAAATGGCAAGCTGACTATCACACTGATATTGGTGAAATTAAGAATATTCCTTTAGAAGATGGTTCCCAACTTATACTCGCCAGCAATAGCTACATCAATGTCGAATACACAAAGCAATCACGGAAAATTAAACTTATTACAGGTGAAATTTATATAAAGACTGCAAAAGACGCTTACAAACGTCCTTTCTTCGTGAGCACTTCAAATGGCGAATTGGAAGCATTAGGTACTCAATTTACTGTACGGCAAGAAAAGGAGAAAACTAAATTAAATGTTTATGAACATGCTGTAGCCATTCACTCCTCTGAGCTTGCAAAAGAAAAAATAATCAAACAAGGATTTCGTGCTGTTTTTAATGCACAACATATATCTAATGCAATCCCTTTAAAAAATGACCAACCCTATTGGACTCAACATTTACTCGTCGTTGAAAACTGGTCTCTCAAAAAGGTTTTATACGAATTATATCGCTACCAGAAAGGTACTTACTATATAGATCAAAATATTGAAAATATTAAAATTTCAGGTGTATTTTCCTTAGTAAACATTGATCAAAGCCTTGAGACTATCGCTCATGCCAACGGTCTTAAATTAGAATTTTATAGTCCATATATACTCCATGTTGAAAAGTATTAG
- a CDS encoding sigma-70 family RNA polymerase sigma factor: MNLNVHKQLWFSHVYQAHQTTLLSWFKHKLQHHHQSEDLSQEVFYRALKSHYQHENIQEPKAWLLGIAKHVIIDHWRHQQVERLYLEALAQLPAEYYPSAEHEICIRETLFQVHKVLEKLPARATQVFLLSQLDGLTYKTIAEQLQISEATVKRDMKLAFLACISLQQ; the protein is encoded by the coding sequence ATGAATTTAAATGTACATAAGCAGTTATGGTTTAGCCATGTTTATCAAGCACATCAAACGACTTTACTCTCTTGGTTTAAGCATAAACTTCAACATCATCATCAATCTGAAGATTTAAGTCAGGAAGTTTTTTATCGTGCTCTAAAAAGCCATTATCAACATGAAAATATTCAAGAACCCAAAGCATGGTTACTCGGCATTGCCAAACATGTCATTATTGATCATTGGCGTCATCAACAGGTTGAACGTTTATATTTAGAGGCATTAGCCCAATTGCCTGCTGAGTACTATCCATCTGCTGAACATGAAATCTGTATTAGAGAAACTTTATTTCAAGTCCATAAAGTCTTGGAAAAATTACCCGCACGAGCAACTCAAGTGTTTTTATTATCACAACTTGATGGTTTGACTTACAAAACCATTGCAGAACAGTTGCAAATTTCTGAAGCAACAGTAAAACGCGATATGAAGCTTGCTTTTCTTGCTTGTATAAGCTTACAACAATAA